DNA sequence from the Candidatus Margulisiibacteriota bacterium genome:
GTGACTATGCTTTGCTCGCCAGCCCAGCCAGCGAAGGAAGTTTTATTGAATACTATCTGCACGTTGACAGCGAGCGCACCACGCAGTTTGAATATACTCTTTCCAGCGCGCAGTTTACGGTAGTCAACGCGGCCGGTGACGCCTGGCCGCGCACCTCCAGCTTGGAAATTTTTAAACAGGAGCGGGATGCCAAGGGCAAACCGGTGTTTGGTAAAAGCTTGAAAAAAAGCAGCCCCGATTATGCGGGTTTAATCAAATTTGAATTTCAGGAAGGCTTATACGCCGCCGGCATAAAGGATGCGAGCGGTAAAAATTATATTTCTTTTTACAACCTGAATTTGACGCGTGGCAAGCTACTGGAAAAAAAATTAGTTTCGCCTCTTTTACGGTTGCGCGCCAAAAATGCCGCAGGCCAGACAATGCCGGAAAAGAGCATCATTGTGATATATGATTTGACCAAAGATGATCAAGGGCAGTATTATCGCAACAATAAAATTATAGAGCTGAAAATCGCGGCCAAGGGTTATGCGGAAACCAGCCTGGCTCCTGCGCCATATTTGGCAATTTTCAAGGATGTCAAGGTGGAATACGGCCAGGGCTTTACGGTCATTGCCGGTAAATTGCAGGATATTACTTTGGCCGCGGTTCCGGCGAATCCTTTTGTCGCGGCTAAACCGGTGGTTTTGGGAGCAGTGGCGGCGAGCGGGCTTGGCAGTAAATTAAAAGGCCGGATTCTTTTGCAAGTTGAGGGCTTGGGCGAGGCCTGGTATGTACGCACCGATAACGGCCAGCGGGTTTATCTCAAGGACGGCGACACCGCTTATCAATTGATGCGGAAGGTCGGCCTTGGCATTACAGATTCGGATTTGAAAAAAATTCCAATCGGCATTAATCAAAAAATAATTGAAGCGGATCTGGACACCGATGCCGACGGTGCGCCGAATAAACTGGAAGAGGCAATCGGCACCGATCCTTACAATTATGATTCCGATGGCGATGGCGATTCTGACGGCGCGGAACTCACAGCCGGCACGGATCCGCTCTCAGCCGCAACGCTCAATTTTGATTCTAATTTTGCCGCCAGATTGAAAGGCAGAGTTTTATTGCAAACAGAATCTAAGGGCGAAGCCTGGTATATCAATCCTAAAGATGGCCGCAGGTATTATATGAAAGACGGGATTGCCGCATATCAATTAATGCGCTTTCTTTCGCTTGGGATAACGAACGAAAATTTAGATCAGATTGAGGAGGGGAGCATTGAATAAAATTAATAAATTTACAATTTTCAATTTTCAATGAATTTTCAATTTTAGAATTATTCAATTGGAAATTTAATCATTTAATCATTGTTTGAAAATTGATAATTGAGAATTGAAAATTAGTAGGAAATAAGGCAGAAATCAGCAATTGGTTTGCCTTATTTTTATTTTATTTAAGCGGAAAAAATAGTTGAATTCTAGCACTCTTGACCCCGCACTTTCTGCATAGTTAATTTATTTTTCTACCCATATATTTAGAGCGACTGCGTCTTGCTTCGCTTGTTTTAACCACTATTTGCAAGGAAAGGGCGGGGCAGGCATATATTTTGGCACTCTTGACACCCGAGTGCTAAATAATATAGTATAGTAAATATGGAAAAGAGGCAGGAGCAAATTTTAGCTACGATCGTTAAAGAGCACATTCGGACCGGTGCGCCGGTCGGTTCTGAGGCAGTGGTAAATAAGTATAAATTGGGCGTTTCATCGGCCACAGTGAGAAACGAAATGGCGGAGCTGGAGCAGGCCGGTTATATCGCTCAGCCGCACACCTCGGCCGGACGAGTGCCGACCGAACCGGCCTATCGCTTTTATCTTTCAAAATTGAAAGAAAAAAAAATCAGCGCCGCCGAAGCTGAAGTCTTGGATAAATTGCTTGCCGGCACGGATGAACAGTCTTTCAAGCAGACAGCCAAGGCGCTGGCGAGTGCTTCCGGCTTGGCGGTTTTTTGGGCTTTTCACCGGCGTAATCTTTATTATACCGGCATTGCCAATCTTTTATCTCAGCCGGAATTCATCGAGGCACGGCTGGTCTATGATATTTCCGGCATTATTGACCGTTTGGACGAAATCATTGATGAGATTTTTGACCGTACTGAATTCGGGCCGAGTGTACTTTTGGGTAATGATAACCCGTTCAGCCCAATCTGCTCGACTATTATGAGCAAATATAAATTGGGAGAAAATACCGGTTTATTCGGCCTGCTCGGACCGATTCGGCAGGACTATGAAAAAAATTTGGCTTTTGTGAATTTTATTGATAACAAATTAAAACTGGCGCATGCATAAGAAAAAAGAGGAAAATAAAAAAGCCGAAAATAACGAATTGAAAGAAACAAAACAAGCGGCACCTGAGTGCGATTGTGTAATGCTTGAGGAAAAGTATAAACGCGCTTTGGCTGATTACCAAAATTTATTGAAGCAGACTGCGCGGGACAAAGAAGAGTATTATAAATTCGCGAGCGAACAGATTTTATACGAGCTATTGCCGGTTTATGATAATTTGAAAATATCTTTCGTTCACACGGACGAAACAGCCAGCCAAAATGGCTGGCATAAGGGCATTGAGCATATCATCAAGCAGTTCGCTGATGCTCTCGGACGGCTCGGGGTGGAGGAGGTAATTATCGAAGGCGAGCAGTTTGATTATCACAGTATGGAGGCGGTGGAAAAAATAATTACGGAGGATGAAAAAAAGAACGGCCTAGTGGAAAGAGTCGTTAAATCCGGCTATAAACTGCATGGCAAGGTGATCGCGCCGGCGAGGGTAGCGGTGTATGAATTCAAATTAAAAAATAAAATATAAAAAATAAAAAGTGAAAGACAAAAATAAAAACGCTTGATTAAGTTAACCAAAGACAACATATTTTAATTTTTAATTTACGTTTTTCATTTTTACTTTTAAATTAAGAGGTTTTTGTTGTAAAATTCAAAATTATTTGAATTTACACGATAAACCCGTAAAGCTATGTCAGCACTTATCAGATGGTCTCCATTTCTTGAACCGTTTGAAGAAATGGATAAAATGTTTAGCGAAATGTGGCCGGCGACGCGCGGCCGCGAAGGCATGATGCCGGCGATTGATATGTATGAGGATAAAGATAATGTAATTGTGGAGGCGCAATTGGCCGGCATTGATCCGGAGCAGGTGGACATCTCCATTGAAAATGACATTCTAACCATCAAGGGCGAAAGCGAGAAAAAAAGCGAAGTGGAAGAAAAGAACTATTATCGCAAAGAAATCAGGCGCGGCAGTTTCTACCGGAGCGTCCCTCTGCCAACCCATGTTTTGGGGGAGCAGGCGAGCGCGGTAGCAGAGGACGGAGTTTTACGCATTTCGGTTCCCAAACAGGCGCTTGGAGATCAGCCGAAAAAGATTAAGATTGAAACGAAGAAAAAGCAATAGGACGTTTGACAATTG
Encoded proteins:
- a CDS encoding Hsp20/alpha crystallin family protein, coding for MSALIRWSPFLEPFEEMDKMFSEMWPATRGREGMMPAIDMYEDKDNVIVEAQLAGIDPEQVDISIENDILTIKGESEKKSEVEEKNYYRKEIRRGSFYRSVPLPTHVLGEQASAVAEDGVLRISVPKQALGDQPKKIKIETKKKQ
- a CDS encoding nucleotide exchange factor GrpE — encoded protein: MHKKKEENKKAENNELKETKQAAPECDCVMLEEKYKRALADYQNLLKQTARDKEEYYKFASEQILYELLPVYDNLKISFVHTDETASQNGWHKGIEHIIKQFADALGRLGVEEVIIEGEQFDYHSMEAVEKIITEDEKKNGLVERVVKSGYKLHGKVIAPARVAVYEFKLKNKI